A stretch of the Macaca mulatta isolate MMU2019108-1 chromosome 16, T2T-MMU8v2.0, whole genome shotgun sequence genome encodes the following:
- the VCF1 gene encoding protein VCF1 (The RefSeq protein has 1 substitution compared to this genomic sequence) encodes MGGRGADAGSSGGTGPTEGYSPPAASTRAAARAKARGGGRGGRRNTTPSVPSSRGAAPRSFPPPAAMSERLRPRKRRRNGNEEDNHLPPQTKRSSRNPVLQDSWDTETVPVLRNSKENRLRGNKAFCVSSGSDSGGSSSSSSSSINSPDRASGPEGSLSQTMAGSSPNTPQPVPEQSALCQGLYFHINQTLREAHFHSLQHRGRPLT; translated from the exons ATGGGGGGGCGCGGAGCAGACGCCGGAAGTAGCGGTGGTACGGGTCCGACTGAGGGGTACTCGCCACCGGCTGCGTCCACCCGAGCGGCTGCGAGAGCTAAGGCCCGAGGGGGTGGGCGTGGCGGCCGCCGAAACACAACCCCCTCTGTTCCCTCTTCTCGCGGAGCGGCGCAGCGTAGCTTCCCTCCGCCAGCTGCCATGAGCGAGCGCCTCCGTCCCAG gaaaaggagaaggaatggCAACGAAGAAGACAACCATCTTCCCCCCCAGACCAAAAGGAGTAGCAGAAACCCTGTCCTTCAGGATTCCTGGGACACAGAG ACAGTACCTGTATTGAGAAACAGtaaagaaaacagactaagaggAAACAAAGCGTTCTGCGTG TCTTCAGGCAGTGACAGTGgtgggagcagcagcagcagcagcagcagcatcaacAGCCCGGACAGGGCCAGTGGGCCGGAAGGCAGCTTGAGCCAGACCATGGCTGGATCCAGCCCTAACACGCCTCAGCCCGTGCCCGAGCAGTCTGCGCTGTGCCAAGGCCTCTACTTCCACATCAACCAGACCCTGAGGGAGGCCCACTTCCACAGCCTACAGCACCGAGGGCGGCCTCTGACATGA
- the VCF1 gene encoding protein VCF1 isoform X1 codes for MGGRGADAGSSGGTGPTEGYSPPAASTRAAARAKARGGGRGGRRNTTPSVPSSRGAAQRSFPPPAAMSERLRPRKRRRNGNEEDNHLPPQTKRSSRNPVLQDSWDTESSGSDSGGSSSSSSSSINSPDRASGPEGSLSQTMAGSSPNTPQPVPEQSALCQGLYFHINQTLREAHFHSLQHRGRPLT; via the exons ATGGGGGGGCGCGGAGCAGACGCCGGAAGTAGCGGTGGTACGGGTCCGACTGAGGGGTACTCGCCACCGGCTGCGTCCACCCGAGCGGCTGCGAGAGCTAAGGCCCGAGGGGGTGGGCGTGGCGGCCGCCGAAACACAACCCCCTCTGTTCCCTCTTCTCGCGGAGCGGCGCAGCGTAGCTTCCCTCCGCCAGCTGCCATGAGCGAGCGCCTCCGTCCCAG gaaaaggagaaggaatggCAACGAAGAAGACAACCATCTTCCCCCCCAGACCAAAAGGAGTAGCAGAAACCCTGTCCTTCAGGATTCCTGGGACACAGAG TCTTCAGGCAGTGACAGTGgtgggagcagcagcagcagcagcagcagcatcaacAGCCCGGACAGGGCCAGTGGGCCGGAAGGCAGCTTGAGCCAGACCATGGCTGGATCCAGCCCTAACACGCCTCAGCCCGTGCCCGAGCAGTCTGCGCTGTGCCAAGGCCTCTACTTCCACATCAACCAGACCCTGAGGGAGGCCCACTTCCACAGCCTACAGCACCGAGGGCGGCCTCTGACATGA
- the VCF1 gene encoding protein VCF1 isoform X2, whose translation MGGRGADAGSSGGTGPTEGYSPPAASTRAAARAKARGGGRGGRRNTTPSVPSSRGAAQRSFPPPAAMSERLRPRIPGTQSLQAVTVVGAAAAAAAASTARTGPVGRKAA comes from the exons ATGGGGGGGCGCGGAGCAGACGCCGGAAGTAGCGGTGGTACGGGTCCGACTGAGGGGTACTCGCCACCGGCTGCGTCCACCCGAGCGGCTGCGAGAGCTAAGGCCCGAGGGGGTGGGCGTGGCGGCCGCCGAAACACAACCCCCTCTGTTCCCTCTTCTCGCGGAGCGGCGCAGCGTAGCTTCCCTCCGCCAGCTGCCATGAGCGAGCGCCTCCGTCCCAG GATTCCTGGGACACAGAG TCTTCAGGCAGTGACAGTGgtgggagcagcagcagcagcagcagcagcatcaacAGCCCGGACAGGGCCAGTGGGCCGGAAGGCAGCTTGA
- the MTNAP1 gene encoding mitochondrial nucleoid-associated protein 1 isoform X2: protein MSDNPPRMEVCPYCKKPFKRLKSHLPYCKMIGSTIPTDQKVHQSKPATLPRAKKMKGPIKDLIKAKGKELETENEERNSKLMMDKPEQTVKTFPLPAVGLERATTTKADKDIKNPTQPSFKMLKNTKPKTTFQEETKAQFYASEKTSPKRELAKDLSKFGESQRNPSEAGASLLVGSIEPSLSNQDRKYSSTVPNDVQTTSGDLKLDKIDPQRQELLVKLLDVPTGDCHISPKNVSDEVKRVRISLLSNERDSKGRDHLSGVPTDVTVTETPEKNTESLILSLKMSSLGKIQVTEKQEKGLTLGVETCGSKGNAEKSVSATEKQERTVMSHSCENFNTNDSVTEKKSQGEGPHLSLFIPRETTYEFHSVSQSSSQSLASLATKFLPEEKAEAWNHNRVPDVKALTESPEEQVSLEPKSDSPFQASHTRCQSPLCSAQHHTPQSPFTNHAAAAGRKTLLSCVGLEWFPELYPGYLGLGVLPGKPQRWNAVAQKPQLTTPQGERLSQGWIRCNTTIRKSGVGGITMLFTGYFVLCCSWSFRRLKLQRWRKWC, encoded by the exons ATGAGTGATAATCCACCCAGAATGGAAGTGTGTCCTTATTGTAAGAAGCCATTTAAACGATTAAAATCTCACTTGCCATACTGTAAGATGATAGGATCAACCATACCTACTGATCAAAAAGTTCATCAGTCCAAGCCAGCTACACTCCCACGTGCTAAAAAAATGAAAGGGCCAATCAAAGATTTAATTAAAGCTAAAGGGAAAGAGTTAGAgacagagaatgaagaaagaaattctaAGTTGATGATGGACAAACCAGAACAGACAGTGAAGACCTTTCCACTACCAGCTGTTGGTTTGGAAAGAGCAACTACTACAAAGGCAGATAAAGACATCAAGAATCCAACCCAACCGtccttcaaaatgttaaaaaatactaAGCCAAAGACTACTTTCCaagaagaaaccaaggctcagttTTATGCATCAGAGAAAACCTCTCCTAAAAGAGAACTTGCCAAAGATTTGTCTAAATTCGGAGAAAGTCAACGTAATCCTTCAGAAGCTGGAGCGTCTTTACTGGTTGGCTCAATAGAACCTTCTTTGTCAAATCAAGATAGAAAATATTCCTCAACTGTACCTAATGATGTACAAACTACCTCTGGTGATCTGAAATTGGACAAAATTGATCCCCAAAGACAGGAACTTCTAGTAAAATTACTAGACGTGCCTACTGGTGATTGtcatatttctccaaagaatgtCAGTGATGAGGTTAAAAGGGTAAGAATATCATTATTAAGCAATGAGAGAGATTCCAAAGGCAGGGATCACCTCTCAGGAGTCCCTACTGATGTTACAGTTACTGAGACTCCAGAAAAGAACACAGAATCACTCATTTTAAGCCTTAAAATGAGCTCATTGGGTAAAATCCAAGTCACGGAGAAACAAGAGAAAGGACTTACTCTTGGAGTAGAGACGTGTGGGAGCaaaggaaatgcagagaaaagtGTGTCTGCAACAGAAAAGCAGGAACGGACTGTCATGAGCCATAGCTGTGAGAACTTCAACACCAATGATTCAGTCACAGAAAAGAAGTCTCAAGGAGAAGGACCACATTTAAGTTTGTTCATTCCAAGGGAGACAACTTACGAGTTTCATTCTGTATCGCAGTCAAGTAGTCAAAGTCTTGCTTCTCTAGCTACAAAATTTCTTccagaagagaaagcagaagcCTGGAATCATAATCGTGTCCCTGATGTAAAGGCATTAACGGAGAGTCCCGAGGAACAGGTGTCTCTGGAGCCCAAATCTGATAGTCCGTTCCAAGCATCACACACTAGGTGCCAGAGTCCTTTATGTTCAGCCCAGCATCACACTCCTCAGAGCCCCTTCACCAATCATGCTGCAGCTGCTGGCAGGAAGACCCTTCTCAGCTGTGTGGGACTGGAGTGGTTTCCAGAGCTCTATCCTGGTTACCTTGGACTAGGGGTGTTGCCAGGGAAGCCTCAgcgttggaatgcagtggcccagaAGCCACAACTTACGACTCCCCAGGGGGAAAGACTCTCACAAG GCTGGATCAGGTGCAACACCACCATAAGGAAGAGTGGAGTCGGTGGCATCACGATGCTCTTCACAGGGTACTTCGTCCTGTGTTGTAGCTGGAGTTTCAGACGTCTGA
- the MTNAP1 gene encoding mitochondrial nucleoid-associated protein 1 isoform X1 → MSDNPPRMEVCPYCKKPFKRLKSHLPYCKMIGSTIPTDQKVHQSKPATLPRAKKMKGPIKDLIKAKGKELETENEERNSKLMMDKPEQTVKTFPLPAVGLERATTTKADKDIKNPTQPSFKMLKNTKPKTTFQEETKAQFYASEKTSPKRELAKDLSKFGESQRNPSEAGASLLVGSIEPSLSNQDRKYSSTVPNDVQTTSGDLKLDKIDPQRQELLVKLLDVPTGDCHISPKNVSDEVKRVRISLLSNERDSKGRDHLSGVPTDVTVTETPEKNTESLILSLKMSSLGKIQVTEKQEKGLTLGVETCGSKGNAEKSVSATEKQERTVMSHSCENFNTNDSVTEKKSQGEGPHLSLFIPRETTYEFHSVSQSSSQSLASLATKFLPEEKAEAWNHNRVPDVKALTESPEEQVSLEPKSDSPFQASHTRCQSPLCSAQHHTPQSPFTNHAAAAGRKTLLSCVGLEWFPELYPGYLGLGVLPGKPQRWNAVAQKPQLTTPQGERLSQGWIRCNTTIRKSGVGGITMLFTGYFVLCCSWSFRRLKKLCRPLPWKRTVPPCVGVAKTTGDCRSKTCLD, encoded by the exons ATGAGTGATAATCCACCCAGAATGGAAGTGTGTCCTTATTGTAAGAAGCCATTTAAACGATTAAAATCTCACTTGCCATACTGTAAGATGATAGGATCAACCATACCTACTGATCAAAAAGTTCATCAGTCCAAGCCAGCTACACTCCCACGTGCTAAAAAAATGAAAGGGCCAATCAAAGATTTAATTAAAGCTAAAGGGAAAGAGTTAGAgacagagaatgaagaaagaaattctaAGTTGATGATGGACAAACCAGAACAGACAGTGAAGACCTTTCCACTACCAGCTGTTGGTTTGGAAAGAGCAACTACTACAAAGGCAGATAAAGACATCAAGAATCCAACCCAACCGtccttcaaaatgttaaaaaatactaAGCCAAAGACTACTTTCCaagaagaaaccaaggctcagttTTATGCATCAGAGAAAACCTCTCCTAAAAGAGAACTTGCCAAAGATTTGTCTAAATTCGGAGAAAGTCAACGTAATCCTTCAGAAGCTGGAGCGTCTTTACTGGTTGGCTCAATAGAACCTTCTTTGTCAAATCAAGATAGAAAATATTCCTCAACTGTACCTAATGATGTACAAACTACCTCTGGTGATCTGAAATTGGACAAAATTGATCCCCAAAGACAGGAACTTCTAGTAAAATTACTAGACGTGCCTACTGGTGATTGtcatatttctccaaagaatgtCAGTGATGAGGTTAAAAGGGTAAGAATATCATTATTAAGCAATGAGAGAGATTCCAAAGGCAGGGATCACCTCTCAGGAGTCCCTACTGATGTTACAGTTACTGAGACTCCAGAAAAGAACACAGAATCACTCATTTTAAGCCTTAAAATGAGCTCATTGGGTAAAATCCAAGTCACGGAGAAACAAGAGAAAGGACTTACTCTTGGAGTAGAGACGTGTGGGAGCaaaggaaatgcagagaaaagtGTGTCTGCAACAGAAAAGCAGGAACGGACTGTCATGAGCCATAGCTGTGAGAACTTCAACACCAATGATTCAGTCACAGAAAAGAAGTCTCAAGGAGAAGGACCACATTTAAGTTTGTTCATTCCAAGGGAGACAACTTACGAGTTTCATTCTGTATCGCAGTCAAGTAGTCAAAGTCTTGCTTCTCTAGCTACAAAATTTCTTccagaagagaaagcagaagcCTGGAATCATAATCGTGTCCCTGATGTAAAGGCATTAACGGAGAGTCCCGAGGAACAGGTGTCTCTGGAGCCCAAATCTGATAGTCCGTTCCAAGCATCACACACTAGGTGCCAGAGTCCTTTATGTTCAGCCCAGCATCACACTCCTCAGAGCCCCTTCACCAATCATGCTGCAGCTGCTGGCAGGAAGACCCTTCTCAGCTGTGTGGGACTGGAGTGGTTTCCAGAGCTCTATCCTGGTTACCTTGGACTAGGGGTGTTGCCAGGGAAGCCTCAgcgttggaatgcagtggcccagaAGCCACAACTTACGACTCCCCAGGGGGAAAGACTCTCACAAG GCTGGATCAGGTGCAACACCACCATAAGGAAGAGTGGAGTCGGTGGCATCACGATGCTCTTCACAGGGTACTTCGTCCTGTGTTGTAGCTGGAGTTTCAGACGTCTGA